GACGCCGGGGAGCACAAGCTTGTCGGCCCGTGCGATGTCGTCGGGATTCCCGCTGCGCACCGGCTCCGCGCCGACGGCCTGGAACGCCTTTTCGAGCGAGCGGATATTCCCGATCCCGTAGTCGATGAGGAGGAGCATCGGGTCAGCGGAGTTCGCTCAGCTCTTTCGAGCGGGCGGTGGCGGTGGCGACGGCGTTGATGAGCATGGTTCGCAGCCCGTGCGCTTCGAGGTCGGCGACGGCGGCGATCGCGGTGCCGCCGGGCGTCGTGACTTCGTCGCGGAGGATGGCGGGGTGCTTGCCCGTTTCTAGCACGAGCTTGGCCGCGCCGAAGACGGTCTGCGCCGCGAGGCGGAGCGAGGTCGGGCGCGGGATGCCCTGCTTCACGCCGCCGTCGGTGAGGGCTTCGATCACCATATAAATGTAGGCCGGGCCGCTGCCGGAGAGTCCCGTCACAGCGTCCATCAGTTCCTCCGGCACCTCGTCGACCATGCCGACGGCCCCGAAGATCTCGTGCGCGATCCCGACGTGGTGCGGCGTGGCGAAGCGCCCGGCCGCGATCGCCGTCGCGCCCTCGTCGACGAGGGCAGGCGTGTTCGGCATCGCACGGATCACGGCGATCTCGGCTCCGAGCGTGTGGAGGATCGTCTCCGTCGTCGTTCCCGCGAGAACGGAGATGACGACGGCGTCCTCCGCGACGTGGCCCCGGATTGTTTCGAGCACGCCGATGGCCTGGTACGGTTTGACGGCGAGGATGACGACGCTTGCGCCGTCGACGGCGGCGACGTTGTCCGTTCCGGTGTGGATGCCGGGGAACTGCTCG
This is a stretch of genomic DNA from Rhodothermales bacterium. It encodes these proteins:
- the proC gene encoding pyrroline-5-carboxylate reductase is translated as MLKNQTVAILGTGNIGRALLGGMLRGDEFEPDQVRVTRRSTAALDALAEQFPGIHTGTDNVAAVDGASVVILAVKPYQAIGVLETIRGHVAEDAVVISVLAGTTTETILHTLGAEIAVIRAMPNTPALVDEGATAIAAGRFATPHHVGIAHEIFGAVGMVDEVPEELMDAVTGLSGSGPAYIYMVIEALTDGGVKQGIPRPTSLRLAAQTVFGAAKLVLETGKHPAILRDEVTTPGGTAIAAVADLEAHGLRTMLINAVATATARSKELSELR